GCCGGTGAAGCGCTTCTCCGGGGGGATGTCCCGGCGGCTCAACCTCGTCTGCGCCCTCGTCCACCGCCCCCGGATACTCCTCGCCGACGAGCCCACCGCCGGCGTGGACCCCCAGTCGCGGGCCCACATCTTCGACACCATCCGCTCCCTCGCCGCCGACGGGACCACCGTCATCTACACCACCCACTACATGGAGGAGGCCTCGGCGCTCTGCGAGCGCATCGCCATCCTGGACCACGGACGGCTGCTGGCGCTGGGCACCGAGGCGGAATTGCTGAAGCTCTCCGGGGAGCGGACGCGGATAGACTTCGAGCTCACGGGCGGTGAGGTTTCCGGGGAGCTCGAATCGGCGCTGCGGGGGCTGGCGGGCGTGGTCGAGCTCTCCTCCGGCGACGGGCGGCTGACGCTTTTCACCGACCCCGCGGCGCAGGTTTTGGCGTCGGCGGTTGTCCTTCTGAACGGCGCGGGCTTAAGCGTGGGCGGGGTGGACATCGTCCGGGCCGACCTGGAGACGGTTTTCCTGTCCCTCACCGGTCGCGCCCTGCGCGACGAGTAGGAGGAATAAAGATGTATAGTATTGGGTTTGATGTAGCTCTAAGGCAGATAGACATTGCTTTAATAAATTGGACAACAAACAATGTAACTTTTTCTATGATAAATATAAATACGGCTATAAATAACATACACCGAATTGTCGCCAATGCTAATGGAATTGTTAATAATATTGCGCAACAGACTCAAATTATACCACAACAAATACAACAGAGTTTAATTCAATTTATTAGCCAAGTGAGAATTAATAAAAGCTGCCGTATTTTTATAGGTATCGATTGCCCTTCTGGGTTATCCAGAAGATTAAATTGGCATGGAAGAGCTACTGAATTATTCTTGAATCATGTTTTACAGAGACCCCATAGAATTAATCCGCAATGGACACCATCTATAGCAGTTCAAAGAATACATATAAGTCCTTGGCAATGGATATTTAATGGTATGGCATTATACTATTTATTTGCTAATAATTATCAATATGACCCACAATCCTGGCAAAATTATTTACAGAATGGTTTTGTATCCAACAATGTTATTGAGGTATTTCCAAGAGCAACCATCAACTTTGTTAGGCAAAATAATGCAATGCAAAATTTTAGCAGAGTTTTAAATACCTTAAACAATGTAAGTAATGTGGTAAATATTATCAACAACTCACTGGGTACAGGTAATCCAACAAGAAATCACAGAGCTGATGCTTTAATTGCAGCATTAACAACCCTTGGATTCTTTCACCCTCTATTTTCTTTATTTTTTGTTAGAGGAAATTTTATAAATTATCAACCTAATCCACCTAATTGGCAAGCTGAAGGTATAATTACACTTCTTAGGTAAAATGAAACGACTCTGGGCCATATTCAAGAAGGACTGGCGCGCGTTCCTGCGCGACCCCAAGGCCGTCCTCCTCTCCTCCCTCCTGCCCATCGGGATGATGCTGGTGGTCGGCTTCGCCTTCTCCGGGGGCGGGGATTGGGTCATCGAGCTGGCCGTGGTGGACTCCGACGGCGGCGAGGCCGCCAAGACCCTCTTGGCCACCATCACCGACACCGGGGTGTGCGAGCTGGTCCCC
This portion of the bacterium genome encodes:
- a CDS encoding ABC transporter ATP-binding protein, producing MRTETAGHADGEILSSDAMVNDADSTRVRPPAVELRGAVKRYGGLAAVDGGDRAVRPGALFGLLGPTGAGKTTALNLIAGYIAPDFGEVRLAGLPPTRPEARRNLGLAPQEIALYEGLTARENLAFFGSLYGLTRRELAQRVDWALGVAGLTDRSREPVKRFSGGMSRRLNLVCALVHRPRILLADEPTAGVDPQSRAHIFDTIRSLAADGTTVIYTTHYMEEASALCERIAILDHGRLLALGTEAELLKLSGERTRIDFELTGGEVSGELESALRGLAGVVELSSGDGRLTLFTDPAAQVLASAVVLLNGAGLSVGGVDIVRADLETVFLSLTGRALRDE